The Jaculus jaculus isolate mJacJac1 unplaced genomic scaffold, mJacJac1.mat.Y.cur mat_scaffold_39_1_1402899_arrow_ctg1, whole genome shotgun sequence genome contains a region encoding:
- the LOC123457364 gene encoding vomeronasal type-2 receptor 116-like has product MIYVTEEINRNPKLIPNKSINFSFQPSTCDDSLTIVSSLHYTEAKRIFLPNYHCEINDCGLSFTGPSWERSSKIGTFFSIFNTGQIHYGPFNPVLRDHFQYHYLYQIAPKETRLPFAIVSLMIHFNWTWMGLVISDDDQGIQFLSDFREMMQENELCLAFVNVIPLNMDLYNTRAEKYYKQIVTSLANVVVIYGELNSTLEVSFRRWANLGIRRIWVTTSQWDVITNTGKDINFDLFYGAFTFSNRHQEIPNFTKFIQSVNTSQYPIDISVLRSQWIYFNCLDIESKCRTQSKCAFNNSLKWFASQGFDITMNDESYNLYNAVYAWAYAYHAMYYEQVDVHPITSLCVPDCSKFYHTMKNMEFINPIGDLVTLNEKRKCDADYDIFHISNYPQGLGIKVKIGQFTSYGSFGQQLYLSDEAIKWATGSRQIPSSVCSETCKLGFRKFRHEGKAACCFDCFPCPENEISNKTDMDQCVKCPINQYASLEKNHCLQKTMKFLAYEDALGIALACIALCFSTLTAVVLGIFVKHKNTPIVKANNRTNSYILLISLKCCFLCPLLFIGHPTTAKCILQQITFALLFTVAVSTVLAKTITVVLAFRATAPGQKLRGLLVSGAPNFIIPICTLIQLVLCGIWMGTSPPFVDTDEHSEHGYIIIVCNKGSDTAFYCVLGYLGSLAIGSFTVAFLARNLPDAFNEAKFLTFSMLVFCSVWVTFLPVYHSSKGIAMVIVEVFSIMASSTGLISCIFFPKCYILLIRPSKNTLKRVKKNHIVQPIDF; this is encoded by the exons ATGATTTATGTCACTGAAGAGATCAACAGAAATCCCAAACTTATACCCAACAAGTCTATTAATTTTTCATTCCAACCTTCCACATGTGATGATTCATTGACAATTGTCTCTTCCCTACATTACACAGAAGCTAAACGGATTTTTCTTCCTAATTATCATTGTGAAATAAATGATTGTGGCTTATCATTTACAGGACCATCATGGGAAAGAAGTAGCAAAATTGGGacatttttctcaatatttaatACAGGACAG ATTCACTATGGCCCATTTAATCCTGTTCTGAGAGACCATTTTCAGTATCATTATCTGTATCAGATTGCTCCCAAGGAAACAAGGCTGCCTTTTGCCATAGTCTCCCTAATGATTCATTTCAACTGGACCTGGATGGGGCTGGTCATCTCCGATGATGACCAAGGTATTCAATTTctctcagacttcagagaaatGATGCAAGAGAATGAACTCTGTTTAGCCTTTGTGAATGTGATCCCATTAAACATGGACTTATACAATACAAGGGCTGAgaaatattataaacaaattgTGACATCATTGGCAAATGTTGTGGTCATTTATGGTGAATTAAATTCCACACTGGAAGTGAGCTTTAGAAGATGGGCAAATTTAGGCATCCGCAGGATCTGGGTCACCACCTCACAGTGGGATGTcatcacaaatacaggaaaagacATCAATTTTGACTTATTCTATGGTGCTTTCACATTTTCTAATCGCCATCAGGAGATTCCCAATTTTACAAAATTTATTCAGTCAGTGAACACTTCTCAATATCCAATAGACATTTCTGTTCTGAGATCACAATGGATATACTTTAATTGTTTGGACATTGAATCTAAATGTAGAACACAGAGTAAATGTGCATTCAATAATTCATTAAAGTGGTTTGCAAGTCAAGGATTTGACATAACCATGAATGATGAGAGTTATAATCTATATAATGCTGTGTATGCCTGGGCATATGCTTACCACGCAATGTATTATGAACAGGTAGATGTTCACCCAATAACAAGTCTATGTGTACCTGACTGCTCAAAG TTTTACCACACTATGAAGAATATGGAATTTATTAACCCCATTGGAGACCTAGTGACTcttaatgagaaaagaaaatgtgatgcagACTATGATATTTTCCACATTTCAAATTATCCACAAGGTCTTGGAATCAAGGTGAAAATAGGACAGTTTACATCATATGGTTCCTTCGGTCAACAATTGTATTTGTCTGATGAGGCCATAAAGTGGGCCACAGGGAGTAGGCAG ATTCcctcctctgtgtgcagtgagacTTGCAAGCTTGGTTTCAGGAAGTTCCGACATGAGGGAAAAGCAGCCTGTTGTTTTGATTGTTTCCCCTGCCCAGAAAATGAGATTTCTAACAAAACGG ATATGGATCAATGTGTGAAGTGCCCAATCAACCAATATGCTAGCCTAGAGAAAAatcactgtctccaaaaaactaTGAAGTTTCTGGCTTATGAAGATGCCTTGGGGATAGCTCTGGCTTGTATAGCGCTTTGTTTCTCTACACTCACTGCTGTTGTACTTGGGATTTTTGTGAAGCACAAAAACACACCAattgtgaaggccaataatcgaacaaacagctacatcctgctcatttccctcaagtgctgttttctctgtccattactcttcattggacaCCCCACCACAGCCAAGTGTATCCTGCAGCAGATCACATTTGCACTTCTGTTCACTGTGGCTGTGTCAACTGTTTTGGCCAAAACAATCACTGTGGTCCTGGCCTTCAGGGCCACTGCTCCAGGACAAAAGTTGAGGGGACTGCTGGTATCAGGAGCACCTAACTTCATCATTCCCATCTGTACCTTGATCCAACTTGTTCTCTGTGGCATCTGGATGGGAACGTCCCCTCCCTTTGTTGACACTGATGAACACTCAGAACATGGGTACATCATCATTGTGTGCAACAAAGGCTCAGACACTGCCTTCTACTGTGTCCTGGGCTACCTGGGATCTCTGGCTATAGGGAGCTTTACTGTGGCTTTCCTGGCCAGAAACCTGCCTGATGCATTCAATGAAGCCAAATTTCTGACGttcagcatgctggtgttctgcagtgtgtgggtcacTTTCCTCCCTGTCTATCACAGCTCCAAGGGGATAGCCATGGTGATAGTGGAAGTCTTCTCTATCATGGCCTCCAGTACAGGATTGATAAGTTGCATATTTTTCCCCAAGTGTTACATCCTTTTGATAAGACCCAGTAAAAATACTCTAAAGAGGGTGAAGAAAAATCATATTGTACAaccaattgatttttaa